A single genomic interval of Lathyrus oleraceus cultivar Zhongwan6 chromosome 7, CAAS_Psat_ZW6_1.0, whole genome shotgun sequence harbors:
- the LOC127100628 gene encoding uncharacterized protein LOC127100628 produces MHAKTDSEVTSLDASSTTRSPRRQAYYVQSPSHDGEKTTTSFHSTPVISPMGSPPHSHSSSSRFSGSRKINNNHRNAKPWKDIDVIEEEGLLQNQDHNRSLSRRYYFLAFILGFFLLFTLFSLILWGASRPMKPHVVIKSIKFDHVRVQAGSDATGVATDMITVNSTVKFTYRNKGTFFGVHVSSTPLDLSYSDIVIGTGDMKKFYQSRKSQRLVSVAVMGSKIPLYGSGASLSSTTGMPSTPVPLKLSFEIRSRAYVLGKLVKPKYYKKVQCSVIFDPKKINVSVPLKKNSCTYD; encoded by the exons ATGCATGCAAAGACAGACTCCGAGGTTACTAGCCTTGACGCATCTTCCACCACAAGATCCCCTCGTCGACAAGCATACTATGTTCAAAGTCCATCTCACGATGGTGAAAAAACAACTACCTCCTTCCACTCAACTCCTGTCATCAGTCCAATGGGTTCTCCGCCTCATTCCCACTCTTCCTCTAGCCGTTTCTCCGGTTCCCGcaaaatcaacaacaaccacCGTAACGCCAAACCTTGGAAAGACATCGATGTTATTGAAGAAGAGGGTCTTCTTCAAAACCAAGATCATAACCGTTCTCTCTCTCGTCGTTACTATTTCCTAGCTTTTATTCTTGGCTTCTTTCTTTTGTTCACTCTTTTCTCTCTTATCCTTTGGGGTGCTAGTAGACCCATGAAACCCCATGTCGTAATTAAG AGTATAAAATTCGATCATGTTAGAGTTCAAGCTGGTTCTGATGCAACCGGTGTGGCTACTGATATGATCACAGTGAACTCAACTGTCAAATTCACATATCGGAACAAAGGCACATTCTTTGGTGTTCATGTTTCGTCCACGCCTTTAGATCTATCCTATTCAGATATCGTAATTGGCACCGGCGAT ATGAAGAAATTTTATCAATCAAGGAAAAGTCAAAGATTAGTGAGTGTAGCAGTGATGGGAAGCAAGATCCCATTGTATGGAAGTGGTGCTAGTCTAAGTAGCACAACAGGTATGCCAAGTACACCAGTGCCATTGAAATTGAGCTTTGAGATTAGATCAAGAGCTTATGTGCTTGGAAAATTGGTGAAACCAAAATACTACAAGAAAGTTCAATGTTCTGTCATATTTGACCCCAAGAAAATCAATGTTTCTGTTCCCCTCAAGAAGAATTCTTGCACGTATGATTGA